From the genome of Pseudomonas sp. WJP1:
AACCGGATTCGCCCAGGGCCAGGTTGGCCAGTGCGATACCTTTGCGGCGAAAAATCTGTAAATGAAGAAGTGGTGGTTAGTCGTACTGTTTACCTGTGCAACCTCCCAAGCGGCCGAGCACGGAGTCAAGGAACTCAGCCCCGGGCGCCTGCTGTTGAAATCCGGTGAAATAGCGGTGGGCATCAGCCCGGCCCCGGCAAAAATCGAGCGGGTATTGATCATCGTCCATGGTCGCTTGCGCAACGCGCAAACCTATCTCCAGAGCGGCAAAAGCGCGGTCGAACTGGCCGGACAAAGCGCTACGACCCTGGTGATCGCCCCGCAATTTCTCAATGAAACCGACGTTGCCCAGCACCCGGTGGCGGAAACTGTCTTGCGCTGGCAGGGCAATGAGTGGATGGCTGGCGGTGAATCCACCGCACCCTTTCGTCTGAGTTCCTTTGACGCGCTGGACGAAATCATCGCCCGCCTGGGTGATCGTCAGCAGTTTCCGGACTTGAAGCAAATCGTCATTGCCGGTCACTCGGGGGGCGCTCAAGTAGTTCAGCGCTACGCTTTGCTGGGCCACGACAAACCGGCCCTGGAAGCCGCCGGCGTGCAGTTGCGCTACGTGATCGCCAACCCCTCTTCCTACACCTACTTCGATGAGCGTCGGCCCGTGGCCTTCAGTCATGCGGGATGTCCGCAATTCAACCGCTGGAAGTACGGGCTGGCGGATTTGCCAGCCTACGCAGAAGGACAAACCGCCGCGCTGCTGCAGGAAAAGTACCTCAAGCGCGACATCGTTTATCTGCTGGGGCAACAGGACGTCGACCCGAACCATCCGGCGCTGGATAAAACCTGTGAGGCAAAAGCCCAGGGGCCGAATCGACTGGCCCGGGGTCGCTACTACTTCGCTTACCTGAAGCGGCTGCAACCGCAAGGGTTGCAGCAGCAACTGATCGAAGTGCCCGGGGTCGGGCATAACGGGGAAGGGATGTTTACGTCGCCCCAGGGGCAGCAGGCCTTGTTTCAGTAGGCGCTGCCGCAGGCTGCGATCTTTTGCCCTTGAAAATCACGCCGACAGCAACTGCCGCAATTCGACACAATCAGCCGCATGCCAATCGGTCAACTCCGGCCACGGATTATCCGGCAGGTTGACCAACACCGTCCGCGCTCCCGCCGCACGACCACAATCCAGGTCAAACCGGTAATCACCGACCATCACCATCTCGCTGGCCGACACCTTCCAGGCTTCGGCCAGCTTCAGCAATCCACCAGGATGCGGCTTCGGCGGTGCTTCATCGCGGCCCAGCACATCGTCTACCGCAAAGCAGTCGGCCAGGCCGATCGCCTCCAGCGTGACATGCGCCAGCTCCCGGGCATTGCGTGTGAGAATGCCCAGGCGATAACCGCGGCCAGCCAATTCACGCACCAGCTCCACAGCCCCCGGTGCCGGTTTCGAGCCCAGCGCCAGATCGCGCTCGTGCTCGAGCAACCAGGCGTGCTTGGCGCTGGCTTCTTCGACCGGCAGTGCCGCCAGATGCGTCAGGATGTCGGCTTCAGCCGGGATCGCCAACGCCTCGCGGATCGCTGCGAAATCATGCACCGCCACGGTCAGGGTGCCGTCCATGTCGAACACCCAGTGGCGTATTTCGGCCAGGCTCATGCCCAATCCTTGCGATGGCGAATCAGGCCTTCCTGGGTGACTGAGGCCACCAGTTGCCCGGCGCGGTTGAACACGCTGCCACGGGAGAACCCACGGGAATTGCCGGCCCATGGGCTGTCCATCGCATACAGCAACCAGTCATCGGCGCGCAGGTCAGCGTGGAACCACAACGCGTGGTCGAGGCTGGCGACCTGCATGTCCTTGTGCCAGACCGATTTGCCGTGGGGCAACATCGAGGTGGTCAGCAAGCCGAAGTCCGATGCGTAGGCCAGCAAATACTTGTGCAATGCCGGGGAGTCGGCCAAGGCGCCGTCGGCGCGAAACCAGACGTATTTGACCGGATCGCTGGCTTTCGGGTTGTAGGGATCTTCCTCGGTGACGGGGCGAAATTCGATCGGTTTCGGGCACAGCAGTTTTTCACGCATGTGCTCGGGGATCAGGTGAGCGCGTTGCTGGGTCAGCTCCAGTTCCGATGGCAAGTTTTCCGGGCCGACCACTTGCGGCATTTGTGTCTGGTGCTGGAATCCTGCTTCGTCGTATTGGAACGAGGCGCTGCAGGTGAAGATCGGCTGGCCCTTCTGGATCGCCGTGACCCGGCGGGTGCTGAAACTGCCGCCGTCGCGCACGCGGTCTACGGAGTAAACCACTGGCAACTTGGCGTCGCCCGGGCGCAGGAAATAGCCATGCAGCGAATGCACGTGGCGTGTTTCTTCAACGGTCTGACTGGCCGCCGACAGCGACTGACCGAGCACCTGGCCACCGAACAGCTGACGAAACCCCAAGTCCTGGCTGCGGCCACGGAACAGGTTTTCTTCGATCGATTCCAGGCTCAGCAGGTCGACCAGATCATCCAACACTTGGCTCATTCAGCTCTCCTCACACAACGCAATGCCGCGCAGTCCTGGCTGCGTCGGTCGATTCAGTATCTGGCCCCTGCCAATATAGGGGCCATTGTAAACGTCCGTGCCAGGTTATCCATGCAAGGTTTGCAGCCATTGTTCACGGCTGATGCGATACAGCACGTGGTGGCGCAGGGGATGATCGAGGGCAAGCCTGGGGTGATCGAAGTCATCGGACGGATCGTGATGCATGCCGATCGCCTGCATGACTTTCTGCGACGGCAGGTTTCTGGTCGCGGTAAAGGACACGATTTCATTCAGTACCAGGCGATCAAACCCGCAACGCAGAGCCGTCCATGCCGCTTCGCTGGCATAACCAAGGCCCCAGTGTTCGCGCGCCAGGCGCCAGCCGATTTCAACGGCCGGGGTGAAAGGCGCGTCGAAACCGACCACGCCCAGACCGGTAAAACCGATGAACTGGCCGGTGTCTTTGCGCTCCAGGGCCCAGAAGCCAAAGCCATGCTCGGCAAAGTGCTCGCGAACCCTGCCAATCAACGACGCACTTTCCAATCGACTCAAGGGTGCGGGAAAATAGCGCATGACCTGTGGATCGGCGCACATCGCGGCAAATTCTGGCAAATCCTCATCACGCCACTGCCGCAACAGCAATCGCGCGCTCGCCAGTTCGAGTATCGGCTCCATCGTGCCCCTCCCCCAATTCCATGCCGCCAGTCTACAACGCTGGTAGGATCCTTCACTCATTGCGCTACGAAATCATCATGCCGCTGCCGCTGATCTACCACGAAGACTACAGTCCCGAGTT
Proteins encoded in this window:
- a CDS encoding alpha/beta fold hydrolase, whose protein sequence is MKKWWLVVLFTCATSQAAEHGVKELSPGRLLLKSGEIAVGISPAPAKIERVLIIVHGRLRNAQTYLQSGKSAVELAGQSATTLVIAPQFLNETDVAQHPVAETVLRWQGNEWMAGGESTAPFRLSSFDALDEIIARLGDRQQFPDLKQIVIAGHSGGAQVVQRYALLGHDKPALEAAGVQLRYVIANPSSYTYFDERRPVAFSHAGCPQFNRWKYGLADLPAYAEGQTAALLQEKYLKRDIVYLLGQQDVDPNHPALDKTCEAKAQGPNRLARGRYYFAYLKRLQPQGLQQQLIEVPGVGHNGEGMFTSPQGQQALFQ
- a CDS encoding HAD family hydrolase, translated to MSLAEIRHWVFDMDGTLTVAVHDFAAIREALAIPAEADILTHLAALPVEEASAKHAWLLEHERDLALGSKPAPGAVELVRELAGRGYRLGILTRNARELAHVTLEAIGLADCFAVDDVLGRDEAPPKPHPGGLLKLAEAWKVSASEMVMVGDYRFDLDCGRAAGARTVLVNLPDNPWPELTDWHAADCVELRQLLSA
- the tesB gene encoding acyl-CoA thioesterase II codes for the protein MSQVLDDLVDLLSLESIEENLFRGRSQDLGFRQLFGGQVLGQSLSAASQTVEETRHVHSLHGYFLRPGDAKLPVVYSVDRVRDGGSFSTRRVTAIQKGQPIFTCSASFQYDEAGFQHQTQMPQVVGPENLPSELELTQQRAHLIPEHMREKLLCPKPIEFRPVTEEDPYNPKASDPVKYVWFRADGALADSPALHKYLLAYASDFGLLTTSMLPHGKSVWHKDMQVASLDHALWFHADLRADDWLLYAMDSPWAGNSRGFSRGSVFNRAGQLVASVTQEGLIRHRKDWA
- a CDS encoding GNAT family N-acetyltransferase, whose protein sequence is MEPILELASARLLLRQWRDEDLPEFAAMCADPQVMRYFPAPLSRLESASLIGRVREHFAEHGFGFWALERKDTGQFIGFTGLGVVGFDAPFTPAVEIGWRLAREHWGLGYASEAAWTALRCGFDRLVLNEIVSFTATRNLPSQKVMQAIGMHHDPSDDFDHPRLALDHPLRHHVLYRISREQWLQTLHG